A stretch of Clostridium formicaceticum DNA encodes these proteins:
- a CDS encoding anaerobic ribonucleoside-triphosphate reductase activating protein — translation MKILGMEKSSFIDYPNKVSTVCFTAGCNFRCGYCHNSHMVKEEGKEINQEEIFAFLRKRKKFIDAVCISGGEPTLQKGLYDFIFKIKQEGFFIKLDTNGTNPDMLELLLKNTLLDYIAMDIKAPFDRYEFVAGKKVEIEMIKRSVDIIKNSNVDYEFRTTVCKELHSKEDILEIAAYLKGSRAYVIQNFRDGETVLIGKKQLHPQETEILEEVKKEVASYFESFKIRK, via the coding sequence ATGAAAATATTAGGCATGGAAAAATCCTCTTTTATTGATTATCCTAATAAAGTTTCTACTGTATGCTTTACTGCAGGATGTAATTTTAGATGTGGATACTGTCACAATAGCCACATGGTAAAAGAGGAGGGCAAAGAGATTAACCAAGAAGAAATTTTTGCTTTCTTACGAAAAAGAAAAAAATTTATTGATGCAGTGTGTATTTCAGGCGGAGAACCCACCCTGCAAAAAGGATTATATGATTTTATTTTTAAGATAAAACAAGAAGGGTTTTTTATAAAATTAGATACCAATGGCACAAACCCTGATATGCTGGAGCTGTTGTTGAAGAATACGTTATTAGATTATATTGCTATGGATATAAAAGCTCCTTTTGATCGATATGAGTTTGTTGCAGGAAAAAAAGTAGAGATAGAAATGATTAAAAGAAGTGTTGATATTATAAAAAACTCAAATGTAGATTATGAATTTAGAACAACTGTATGTAAGGAGCTGCATAGTAAAGAAGATATTTTAGAAATTGCAGCGTATTTAAAGGGAAGTAGAGCCTACGTTATACAGAATTTTAGGGATGGAGAGACGGTTTTAATAGGAAAAAAACAACTTCATCCACAAGAAACAGAAATTTTGGA